A stretch of the Bradyrhizobium arachidis genome encodes the following:
- a CDS encoding ethanolamine ammonia-lyase subunit EutB: MVYRHTIDATTYTFPDLRGLLAKATPPRSGDRLAGIAADSAEQMIAARMALADVPLAKFLTEAVIPYEADEVTRLVIDTHDISAFAPVASMTVGGFRDWLLSDAATTEGLKRLARGITPEMAAAVSKLMRNQDLILAARKCEVITSFRNTIGLKGRMSTRLQPNHPFDDAKGITASILDGILLGSGDACIGINPASDDPATIAQLLRLLDEIIARLKIPTQGCVLTHVTTTLALIGQGVPVDLVFQSVAGTEAANRSFGIDLSLLKEARQAGLSQRRGTVGQNVMYFETGQGSALSASAHHGVDQQTCEARAYAVARAHHPLLVNSVVGFIGPEYLYDGKEIIRAGLEDHFCGKLLGLPLGVDICYTNHAEADQDDMDNLLTLLAAAGVTFIMGVPGADDVMLNYQSTSFHDALYVRDVFGAARAPEFDDWLASTGIAGADFRLAADAGLLPDFASRLIAEG, encoded by the coding sequence TTGGTCTACCGCCACACCATCGACGCCACGACCTACACATTCCCCGATCTGCGCGGCCTGCTCGCCAAGGCGACCCCGCCGCGCTCGGGCGACCGGCTGGCCGGGATCGCCGCCGACAGCGCCGAGCAGATGATCGCCGCCAGGATGGCGCTCGCCGACGTCCCGCTCGCAAAGTTCCTGACGGAAGCCGTCATCCCCTATGAAGCCGACGAGGTCACCCGGCTCGTCATCGACACGCACGACATCAGTGCCTTCGCTCCGGTTGCCTCCATGACGGTCGGCGGCTTTCGCGACTGGCTGCTGTCGGACGCCGCGACCACCGAGGGCCTCAAGCGACTGGCGCGCGGCATCACGCCGGAGATGGCGGCGGCGGTGTCAAAACTGATGCGCAACCAGGATCTGATCCTGGCGGCGCGGAAATGCGAGGTGATCACCTCTTTCCGCAACACCATCGGCCTGAAGGGGCGGATGAGCACGCGCCTGCAGCCGAATCATCCCTTCGACGATGCCAAGGGCATCACAGCCTCGATCCTCGACGGCATCTTGCTGGGCTCGGGCGATGCCTGCATCGGCATCAATCCGGCCAGCGACGATCCCGCAACGATTGCGCAATTGCTGCGCCTGCTGGACGAGATCATCGCACGGCTCAAGATCCCGACCCAGGGCTGCGTGCTGACCCATGTGACGACGACGCTGGCACTGATCGGGCAGGGCGTGCCGGTCGATCTGGTCTTCCAGTCGGTTGCCGGCACGGAAGCGGCCAACCGCAGCTTTGGCATCGATCTATCCCTGCTGAAGGAGGCGCGGCAGGCCGGACTGTCGCAGAGGCGCGGCACGGTCGGGCAGAACGTCATGTATTTTGAGACCGGGCAGGGCTCTGCCTTGTCGGCCAGCGCCCATCACGGCGTCGACCAGCAAACGTGCGAGGCGCGCGCCTATGCGGTTGCCCGCGCGCATCATCCGTTGCTCGTCAACAGCGTGGTCGGCTTCATCGGCCCGGAGTATCTCTATGACGGCAAGGAGATCATCCGCGCGGGGCTGGAGGACCATTTTTGCGGCAAGCTGCTCGGCCTGCCGCTCGGGGTCGACATCTGCTACACCAACCATGCCGAAGCGGATCAGGACGACATGGACAATCTCCTGACGCTGCTGGCGGCCGCCGGCGTCACCTTCATCATGGGGGTGCCGGGCGCCGACGACGTCATGCTGAACTACCAGTCGACCTCCTTCCACGACGCGCTCTATGTCCGCGACGTCTTCGGTGCGGCCCGCGCGCCGGAATTCGACGACTGGCTGGCGTCGACGGGCATTGCGGGTGCCGATTTCCGGCTGGCTGCTGACGCGGGGCTGCTACCCGATTTTGCCTCCCGCCTCATCGCAGAGGGTTGA
- a CDS encoding methyl-accepting chemotaxis protein, with protein sequence MKTDRSGNAAGLAGRFTLATRLYSIFALFALLTAAIAALSDYNSRRSAELTTAIETANAAALNVERVNSLVYAVVMESRGVYMSTEPAVVKKYGDGLLKFNGQILDVVKRWETIVKADDSEQFSTFKKRIEQFVDFRKELVRRANEIGPAAGREWGDNDANRGVRSALNKDLEALSKVYAERAKLISQETETSRQLSLVLTCLGGLALALVVVGIVIIARSIARPLSAITATIKQVADGAENVEVPHTGRADEIGALARAIQIFRDAMDRNRNLASQVSQESSSREQRARHVEASVEQFREAIGAIMRGLTDNASVMRETAQTITRVTADANNRAGTAASATEQASHNVTAVAGAAEELSASVEEIGRQVRQSANAVEQTGQRTEKSITEIESLAAATQRIDGVLNLIQAIAEQTNLLALNATIEAARAGDAGRGFAVVAHEVKALAGQTAKATAEISDNVSMIQTSTRNAVEAVREIGGAVREINDVTTAIAGAIGQQDSATREISANAQSAAQGNETLVANITSLRDAIGETDTAASSVLTAASSLTATAETLSQEVETFFRNLRSDATDRTIAKAS encoded by the coding sequence ATGAAAACTGACCGATCTGGGAATGCCGCCGGCCTGGCGGGACGCTTTACGCTCGCCACCAGGCTCTATTCGATCTTCGCGCTGTTCGCGCTGCTCACCGCGGCGATCGCGGCGCTGTCCGACTACAACAGCCGCCGCAGCGCCGAGCTGACGACCGCAATCGAGACGGCGAACGCGGCCGCGCTGAACGTCGAGCGCGTCAATTCGCTGGTCTACGCGGTCGTGATGGAATCGCGCGGCGTCTACATGTCGACCGAGCCGGCGGTGGTGAAGAAATACGGCGACGGCCTGCTCAAGTTCAACGGCCAGATCCTCGATGTCGTCAAGCGCTGGGAGACCATCGTCAAGGCCGACGATTCCGAGCAGTTTTCGACCTTCAAGAAGCGCATCGAGCAGTTCGTCGACTTCCGCAAGGAGCTGGTGCGCCGCGCCAACGAGATCGGCCCGGCGGCGGGGCGCGAATGGGGCGACAACGACGCCAATCGCGGCGTGCGCTCGGCGCTGAACAAGGATCTCGAGGCGCTGTCGAAGGTCTATGCCGAGCGCGCCAAGCTGATCTCGCAGGAGACGGAGACCAGCCGCCAATTGTCCCTGGTGCTGACCTGCCTCGGCGGTCTGGCGCTGGCGCTCGTCGTCGTCGGCATCGTCATCATCGCGCGCTCGATCGCACGTCCGCTCTCCGCGATCACCGCGACCATCAAGCAGGTCGCCGACGGCGCCGAGAATGTCGAAGTGCCGCATACGGGGCGCGCCGACGAGATCGGCGCGCTGGCGCGCGCGATCCAGATCTTCAGGGACGCGATGGACCGCAACCGCAACCTCGCCTCGCAGGTGTCGCAGGAATCGTCCTCCCGCGAGCAGCGCGCCCGCCATGTCGAAGCCTCCGTGGAGCAGTTCCGCGAGGCCATCGGCGCGATCATGCGCGGCCTCACCGACAACGCCTCCGTCATGCGCGAGACCGCACAGACCATCACCCGCGTCACGGCGGATGCCAACAACCGCGCAGGAACGGCGGCGAGCGCGACCGAGCAGGCCTCGCACAACGTCACGGCGGTCGCAGGCGCCGCCGAGGAGCTGTCGGCCTCCGTCGAGGAGATCGGCCGCCAGGTCCGCCAATCCGCGAATGCCGTCGAGCAGACCGGCCAGCGCACGGAAAAGTCGATCACCGAAATCGAGAGCCTGGCCGCCGCAACCCAGCGCATCGACGGCGTGCTCAATCTGATCCAGGCGATCGCCGAGCAGACCAATTTGCTGGCGCTCAATGCCACCATCGAGGCGGCCCGCGCGGGCGACGCCGGACGCGGCTTCGCCGTGGTCGCCCATGAGGTCAAGGCGCTCGCGGGACAGACCGCGAAGGCGACCGCCGAGATCAGCGACAATGTCAGCATGATCCAGACCTCGACCCGCAACGCGGTGGAGGCGGTGCGCGAGATCGGCGGCGCGGTGCGCGAGATCAACGACGTCACCACGGCCATCGCCGGCGCCATCGGACAGCAGGATTCGGCGACCCGCGAGATCTCCGCCAACGCGCAATCGGCCGCGCAGGGCAACGAGACGCTGGTCGCCAACATCACCTCGCTGCGCGACGCCATCGGCGAGACCGACACCGCGGCCTCCTCCGTGCTGACGGCCGCGAGCAGCCTGACGGCCACGGCCGAAACGCTGTCGCAGGAGGTGGAGACGTTCTTCCGGAACCTGCGATCGGATGCGACCGATCGGACGATCGCCAAGGCAAGCTAG
- a CDS encoding MaoC/PaaZ C-terminal domain-containing protein yields MDLIYFDDLEVGDSWTSSEYAVDHEEMLAYSRTNDPWPFHVNPEAAAKSPFGGLIASGGYTISLMYRLSHEIVNQPDRTWAFLGGFDWHVKFPEPVRSGDRLHERITILEKRLSSKPGRGIVKQLIELINDRKRVVLSIESTVLLATRL; encoded by the coding sequence ATGGATTTGATCTACTTCGACGACTTGGAAGTCGGAGATAGTTGGACATCGTCTGAATACGCCGTCGATCATGAGGAAATGCTGGCCTATAGTCGCACCAACGACCCGTGGCCATTTCACGTCAATCCAGAAGCAGCCGCCAAATCGCCATTTGGCGGATTGATCGCCAGTGGTGGCTACACAATCAGTCTGATGTACCGGCTGTCCCATGAAATAGTGAACCAGCCGGATCGAACGTGGGCTTTCTTGGGAGGCTTTGACTGGCACGTCAAGTTTCCGGAGCCCGTTCGTTCAGGTGACCGGTTGCACGAACGCATCACAATTCTCGAGAAGCGCTTGTCGAGCAAGCCGGGACGGGGCATCGTCAAGCAACTCATAGAACTGATCAATGACCGAAAGCGCGTGGTGCTATCTATTGAAAGCACCGTGCTCTTGGCCACTCGCCTTTAA
- a CDS encoding adenylate/guanylate cyclase domain-containing protein yields MTDNRAERRLAAILAADVAGYSRLMGADEEATLRTLDTYRRTISDLISEHVGRIFGYAGDSVIAEFSSAVQAVRAAVAIQRALDRRNADLPNDRRMEFRIGVNLGDVMVDSDNLLGDGVNVAARLQGVADPGGICISGAVRDQIEGKLNFPLVSIGQRSLKNITRPVSVYSVDWRPEHPVAAGVLGGDLALPDKPSIAVLPFSNMSGDPEQEYFADGITEDITTALSHHRWFFVIARNSTFVYKGRAVDVKQVARELGVRYILEGSVRRAGQRVRITSQLIEAETGNHLWAERFDRDMADIFAIQDEITQSVVAAIEPEMLLMEGRRAFRKSVGNLDAFDCCMRAMWHFSQITPENQDEAITLLRRAISLDPTFAQAHMALARSLNARVWHGWTSDLASDASEAHAAAARSVTIDDRDPYCHYALCWTSLVKRMHAQALGEAQRSIDLNPNFALGFFVLGLVRVYIGHFREALDVLLRCLRLNPNDPQAGAFLGTIATVHYHQENYEEAVHYCQLGMGARRFYPGLRVFLASLGQLGRVEEARPLVHDFVSRPADPQQHFDVTTPYLDMKHREHLADGLRRAGVTNLR; encoded by the coding sequence TTGACCGACAATCGCGCGGAACGGCGGCTTGCGGCAATTCTGGCGGCGGATGTTGCCGGATACAGCCGCTTGATGGGTGCGGATGAGGAAGCGACCCTGCGAACCCTGGACACATACCGTCGTACCATATCGGATCTGATATCTGAACATGTGGGGCGTATTTTTGGATACGCCGGAGACAGCGTGATTGCGGAATTCAGCAGCGCAGTGCAGGCCGTGCGCGCCGCAGTTGCGATCCAGCGCGCGCTCGATCGCCGAAATGCCGATCTTCCCAACGACCGGAGAATGGAATTCCGGATCGGCGTCAATCTTGGCGATGTCATGGTAGACAGCGACAACCTGCTCGGCGATGGAGTAAATGTTGCTGCGCGGCTGCAAGGCGTCGCAGACCCCGGCGGAATTTGCATCTCGGGTGCGGTCCGTGACCAGATCGAAGGCAAATTGAACTTTCCCCTTGTTTCGATCGGACAACGATCGCTCAAGAACATCACTCGTCCGGTTTCAGTCTACTCCGTGGATTGGCGGCCGGAGCATCCGGTGGCCGCAGGCGTTTTGGGTGGCGACCTGGCACTACCAGACAAGCCTTCGATTGCGGTGCTTCCCTTCTCGAACATGAGCGGAGATCCCGAGCAGGAGTATTTTGCGGACGGCATCACGGAGGACATCACTACCGCCCTGTCCCATCACCGATGGTTCTTCGTCATCGCGCGGAATTCGACCTTCGTCTACAAGGGGCGCGCCGTCGATGTGAAGCAGGTCGCTCGCGAACTCGGCGTGCGATACATCCTCGAAGGGAGCGTAAGACGGGCCGGACAACGCGTGCGGATCACAAGTCAGCTGATCGAAGCAGAAACCGGAAATCACCTGTGGGCCGAGCGGTTCGACCGCGACATGGCCGACATCTTCGCCATCCAGGACGAGATAACGCAGAGCGTGGTCGCCGCGATCGAGCCCGAGATGCTGCTGATGGAAGGCAGACGAGCCTTTCGCAAGAGCGTCGGCAATTTGGATGCGTTCGACTGCTGCATGCGTGCGATGTGGCATTTTTCACAAATCACTCCCGAGAACCAGGACGAGGCCATTACTCTGTTGCGGCGGGCGATCAGCCTTGATCCGACTTTCGCCCAGGCACACATGGCGCTTGCACGCTCGTTGAACGCCCGGGTTTGGCACGGCTGGACCAGCGATCTCGCGAGCGACGCGTCTGAAGCTCATGCGGCTGCGGCGCGCTCGGTTACGATCGATGACCGCGATCCTTACTGCCACTACGCGTTGTGCTGGACGAGTTTAGTCAAGCGAATGCACGCGCAGGCGCTTGGGGAGGCGCAGCGTTCGATCGACCTCAACCCGAATTTCGCGCTCGGGTTCTTCGTCCTTGGCCTGGTTCGGGTCTATATCGGACACTTCAGAGAAGCTCTGGACGTTCTGCTGCGCTGCCTCCGTCTGAACCCGAACGATCCTCAAGCCGGTGCCTTTCTGGGCACCATCGCTACGGTTCATTATCACCAGGAGAACTACGAGGAGGCGGTCCATTATTGTCAGCTTGGGATGGGCGCGCGCCGTTTTTACCCCGGGCTCCGGGTCTTTCTCGCAAGCCTTGGCCAGCTTGGACGGGTGGAGGAAGCGCGGCCGTTGGTGCATGATTTCGTCTCCCGGCCGGCGGACCCGCAGCAGCACTTCGACGTTACGACCCCCTACCTTGACATGAAGCATCGGGAGCACCTCGCAGACGGCTTGCGTCGTGCGGGCGTAACCAACTTGCGGTGA
- a CDS encoding ABC transporter substrate-binding protein has translation MKRREFIVAIAALLISRRRSQAEGMPRRVGALGNSQNLAITKVLQEGLRDHGWIEGKNLIIDNRYFEGHAERLPALAAELVALKPDLIVCSSPQAALALKSATASIPILFVAVADPVGIGLVQSLSRPGGNITGFAAIAPGGFIGKRIEILRELVPGASKIALLVNPDNPIHRLELAEEIPRTALKLGVALPIVEARTAEELDAAFASAAAQHADAIVDIGDPLTFQQAPRVVALAAKHHLPATYLFRQSANEGGLIVYGPDLFDLFRRAVGYVDKILKGTKPSDLPVEQPTKFELVINMKTAKALGLTVPPSLLARADELIE, from the coding sequence ATGAAGCGGCGGGAGTTCATAGTCGCTATTGCGGCCCTGCTCATTTCGCGACGGCGTTCGCAGGCGGAGGGGATGCCTCGCCGGGTCGGCGCCCTTGGCAACTCCCAAAACCTGGCAATCACCAAAGTGTTGCAGGAGGGCCTGCGTGATCACGGCTGGATCGAGGGCAAAAACCTGATCATCGACAATCGATATTTCGAAGGCCATGCGGAGCGCCTACCGGCTCTCGCGGCCGAACTCGTCGCCCTCAAGCCCGATCTGATCGTTTGCAGCAGCCCGCAGGCAGCCTTAGCCTTGAAATCGGCAACTGCCAGTATTCCGATCCTATTCGTGGCTGTGGCCGATCCCGTGGGGATTGGCCTCGTGCAAAGCCTATCGCGTCCAGGTGGCAACATAACCGGTTTTGCGGCCATCGCACCTGGGGGCTTCATCGGGAAACGTATAGAAATCCTCCGAGAACTCGTTCCTGGCGCCTCGAAAATTGCGCTCTTAGTCAATCCGGACAACCCGATCCACAGGCTGGAATTGGCCGAGGAGATACCCCGCACAGCCCTGAAGCTAGGCGTGGCTCTGCCGATAGTTGAGGCGCGCACGGCCGAGGAACTCGACGCTGCCTTTGCCTCTGCCGCCGCCCAGCACGCCGACGCCATAGTTGATATTGGCGATCCTTTGACCTTTCAGCAGGCTCCGCGAGTTGTCGCACTCGCGGCGAAGCACCATCTGCCCGCGACTTATCTTTTCCGGCAATCCGCCAATGAAGGCGGATTGATCGTCTACGGCCCGGACCTATTCGATCTGTTCCGCCGTGCAGTCGGCTACGTCGATAAGATTCTCAAAGGCACCAAGCCTTCCGATCTGCCGGTAGAGCAGCCGACCAAATTCGAGCTCGTGATCAACATGAAGACTGCCAAAGCGCTCGGCCTCACCGTGCCGCCGTCGTTGCTCGCTCGGGCCGACGAGCTGATCGAATAG
- a CDS encoding GDSL-type esterase/lipase family protein has translation MRRREFITLAGAVVSSWLPFLGVRADDRVIKIVVLGDSLTAGSAIPAGYRFTDQLEFALRAKGQLVAVINAGVGGDTAAKGLARLDRSITDDTDAVILELGGNDMRRGYEPDVTRTALAAILQKLRSRHIPVLLCGARPHTHPSILDDVQRKAFAAMFSGLASEYNVLFEPAFDDAFVDDDQLTMDGIHPNPAGIKATVTRILPQVEALIERARHREADPVR, from the coding sequence ATGAGACGACGCGAGTTCATCACGTTGGCCGGGGCGGTTGTGTCCTCGTGGTTGCCGTTTCTAGGTGTTCGTGCCGATGATAGGGTAATCAAGATCGTCGTGCTCGGAGATTCTCTCACTGCCGGGAGCGCTATCCCTGCTGGCTATCGTTTCACGGACCAGCTTGAATTTGCATTGAGAGCCAAAGGTCAATTGGTTGCTGTAATCAATGCTGGCGTGGGTGGCGACACGGCTGCAAAGGGCCTTGCTAGATTGGACCGATCGATCACCGACGATACTGACGCGGTAATTTTAGAACTCGGTGGGAATGACATGCGCAGGGGATACGAGCCAGATGTCACTCGCACCGCGCTCGCGGCAATTCTACAAAAACTGAGATCCCGGCATATTCCCGTGCTTCTTTGCGGAGCGCGGCCCCACACCCATCCTTCCATCCTTGATGACGTACAGAGGAAGGCTTTTGCCGCGATGTTCTCTGGTCTTGCCAGCGAGTACAATGTGCTTTTTGAGCCAGCATTCGACGATGCGTTTGTGGACGATGACCAGCTCACGATGGACGGCATCCATCCAAATCCGGCGGGAATCAAAGCGACCGTTACGCGAATATTGCCGCAAGTCGAGGCGTTGATCGAACGAGCGCGTCACAGAGAGGCTGATCCCGTCCGGTAG
- a CDS encoding ABC transporter substrate-binding protein has product MRRREFIAGTAITAALSFAEPVYAQTDARSRGIKRIAIVHAAEKPEGMTINGRLSFKAYFGGLKRLGYVEGQNLLVDRYSALGQSEHFGDLARTIVASHPDLIISLGGPLARQLKLLTTSIPILFAGGDPVAGGLVTNLARPEGNVTGVSVDAGLGVYDKRLQFLSEIARNLRNVRLLLPASAMMFWEKGLAPLREAAGRVDIRIAAALLGERLDRPAYERVFYEMEAERVDGLMVSHHGEHLTNRQLIADLAAKHRLPAVYPHREFVDVGGLLSYGSDLGDAMRRLADMTDQVMKGAKPADIPFYLQTKFELVLNRTTAKSLGLEFPVSLLTVADEVIE; this is encoded by the coding sequence ATGCGACGGCGGGAGTTCATAGCGGGTACGGCGATCACCGCGGCCCTGAGCTTCGCAGAGCCTGTTTACGCTCAGACCGATGCTCGGTCGCGGGGCATAAAGCGCATCGCGATTGTCCATGCCGCAGAAAAGCCCGAGGGAATGACGATCAACGGTCGCCTGTCGTTCAAGGCCTATTTTGGGGGGTTGAAGAGGCTCGGCTATGTCGAAGGGCAAAACCTGCTCGTGGACCGGTATTCTGCGCTCGGTCAGTCCGAACACTTTGGAGACTTGGCTCGCACAATCGTTGCCAGTCATCCTGATTTGATCATCTCGCTTGGCGGCCCGCTTGCACGCCAGTTGAAGCTCCTGACCACGTCAATTCCAATACTATTTGCCGGCGGTGATCCGGTCGCCGGCGGACTTGTGACGAACCTGGCCAGACCGGAGGGAAATGTCACTGGAGTGAGTGTTGATGCGGGATTGGGAGTATACGACAAGCGTCTGCAATTCCTTAGCGAGATAGCGCGAAACCTACGCAATGTGCGGCTGCTCCTTCCTGCATCTGCGATGATGTTTTGGGAAAAGGGTCTCGCACCACTCCGGGAAGCCGCAGGCCGGGTTGATATTCGGATTGCCGCTGCATTGCTCGGCGAGAGGCTCGACCGACCAGCGTATGAGCGGGTGTTCTATGAAATGGAAGCAGAGCGCGTTGACGGTCTCATGGTTTCGCATCACGGCGAGCACCTTACAAACCGCCAACTCATCGCTGATCTCGCCGCCAAACACCGTCTGCCTGCAGTCTACCCTCATCGCGAATTCGTCGATGTCGGCGGTCTGCTGAGCTACGGCAGTGACCTTGGGGACGCCATGCGTCGTCTTGCCGATATGACAGATCAAGTCATGAAAGGCGCAAAACCGGCTGACATCCCGTTTTACCTGCAAACCAAATTCGAGCTGGTGCTCAATCGAACAACGGCAAAATCGCTTGGGCTGGAATTTCCGGTGAGCTTGTTGACTGTCGCCGACGAGGTGATCGAATAG
- a CDS encoding amidohydrolase family protein — protein MNSMSRTIFVAALQLVVVGLASATCAQSNPSVNTNATLFQNVRIFDGKSASLSAPSNVLIKGNIIERISTEPIAAEPGVTAIAGNGQTLMPGLIDAHWHAMLIRPNPAQSITGDVGYNNIAAGAEATDTLLRGFTTVRDVGGPVFGLKQAIDEGLIAGPRIYPSGAVITVTSGHGDFRQLSELPRTIGGMLSRMEQIGGSMVADSPDEVRVRVREQLMQGASQIKLTAGGGVSSPFSPIDVSTFTEPELRAAVEAAENWGTYVTVHAFTPAAIQRAIAAGVKCIEHGFLMDEASAKLIAEKGVWLSTQPLPEGLRQGFPVGSVQRAKADEVWPGIARSYELAKKYKIKTAWGTDVLFSQALAQQQGAILASLVRWYSPAEALVMATGTNAELLALSGKRSPYPGKLGVVEQGALADLLLVDGNPLDNINLIADPAKNFKVIMKDGRVYKNTLRP, from the coding sequence ATGAACTCGATGTCGCGAACGATTTTCGTTGCCGCGCTCCAGCTTGTGGTCGTCGGGCTTGCGTCGGCTACTTGCGCGCAAAGCAATCCGTCAGTGAACACCAACGCGACGTTGTTCCAGAATGTGCGCATTTTCGATGGCAAAAGCGCGTCACTCTCCGCACCGTCCAATGTGCTGATCAAGGGCAATATCATCGAGCGCATCTCGACGGAGCCGATCGCCGCAGAGCCAGGCGTGACCGCAATCGCAGGGAACGGTCAAACGCTGATGCCCGGCCTGATCGACGCGCACTGGCATGCGATGCTGATCCGGCCCAATCCTGCTCAGTCGATTACTGGTGATGTGGGCTACAACAATATAGCAGCGGGCGCCGAGGCCACTGATACCCTATTGCGCGGCTTTACCACAGTGCGCGACGTTGGGGGGCCTGTATTCGGATTGAAGCAAGCCATTGACGAAGGGCTGATTGCGGGACCGCGCATCTATCCCTCAGGAGCTGTCATAACAGTCACGAGCGGGCACGGTGATTTCCGACAATTGTCTGAACTGCCGCGAACGATCGGCGGTATGCTCAGCCGCATGGAGCAAATTGGCGGTAGCATGGTCGCCGACAGCCCTGACGAGGTCCGCGTACGCGTCCGCGAGCAGCTTATGCAGGGAGCGTCTCAGATAAAGCTCACCGCCGGCGGCGGTGTGTCCTCGCCCTTCAGTCCGATTGATGTATCAACGTTTACCGAGCCCGAACTGCGTGCGGCCGTCGAGGCAGCGGAGAATTGGGGTACCTACGTCACAGTGCATGCGTTCACGCCAGCGGCGATCCAACGGGCCATCGCCGCCGGAGTGAAATGTATCGAGCATGGCTTCCTGATGGACGAGGCCTCCGCCAAGCTGATTGCCGAGAAAGGCGTCTGGTTGAGTACGCAGCCTCTCCCCGAGGGGTTGAGACAAGGCTTCCCGGTAGGCTCAGTCCAACGGGCCAAGGCCGACGAAGTCTGGCCTGGCATCGCCCGGAGCTACGAGCTGGCGAAGAAGTACAAAATAAAGACGGCATGGGGCACAGACGTTCTCTTCTCTCAGGCGCTGGCACAGCAACAGGGTGCAATTCTTGCCTCGCTTGTCCGCTGGTACAGTCCAGCCGAAGCGCTCGTCATGGCGACCGGAACCAACGCCGAATTGTTGGCATTGTCCGGCAAACGCAGTCCGTATCCTGGCAAACTCGGCGTCGTGGAACAGGGTGCGCTTGCCGATCTGCTGCTGGTCGACGGCAATCCACTGGACAATATCAACCTGATCGCCGACCCCGCCAAGAACTTCAAGGTTATCATGAAGGATGGACGGGTATACAAGAATACCCTTCGACCGTAG
- a CDS encoding acyl-CoA dehydrogenase family protein → MDFSHSDRSLELQERVRQFMRQHVEPVEELYYEQVKPEAARYKTPPVLQDLKRLAREQGLWNLFLSGEHGPGLSNLDYAPVKEIMGRILWAPEVFNCSAPDVGNMEVLANYGTKEQQERWLQPLLEGRIRSGFSMTEPQVASSDATNIQCEIKRDGDSYVINGRKWFTSGAMNEDCEILIVMGKTAPDHPDRHRQQSMILVPKATPGVRIVRDMLTYGYDDAPVGHPEIVYDNVRVSAANMLLGEGRGFEIAQGRLGPGRIHHCMRLIGCAQRALELMCQRATSRVAFGKPLAEQGSVREDIANSFCEITQARLLTLQAADKMDREGNKAARDLIAAAKIVVPSMAARVIDRAIQIHGAAGVSQDTFLARAYVYARFIRIGDGPDQVHLAAVGKELIKRGGVMAG, encoded by the coding sequence ATGGACTTCAGCCATTCCGACCGTTCGCTTGAGCTGCAGGAGCGCGTTCGCCAGTTCATGCGGCAGCATGTCGAGCCGGTCGAGGAGCTCTATTACGAGCAGGTGAAGCCGGAGGCTGCGCGCTACAAGACGCCGCCGGTGCTGCAGGACCTGAAACGGCTCGCGCGCGAGCAGGGGCTCTGGAACCTGTTTTTGTCCGGCGAGCACGGTCCGGGGCTGAGCAATCTCGACTATGCGCCGGTGAAGGAGATCATGGGCCGCATCCTCTGGGCGCCCGAGGTTTTCAACTGCTCGGCGCCCGACGTCGGCAACATGGAGGTGCTCGCTAATTACGGCACGAAGGAGCAGCAGGAACGCTGGCTGCAGCCGCTGCTTGAGGGCCGCATCCGCTCGGGCTTCTCCATGACGGAGCCGCAGGTCGCCTCCAGCGATGCCACCAACATCCAGTGCGAGATCAAGCGCGACGGCGACAGCTACGTCATCAATGGCCGAAAGTGGTTCACCTCCGGCGCCATGAACGAGGATTGCGAGATCCTGATCGTGATGGGCAAGACCGCACCCGACCATCCCGACCGCCATCGCCAGCAGTCGATGATCCTGGTGCCGAAGGCGACGCCAGGTGTGCGCATCGTGCGCGACATGCTGACCTACGGCTATGACGACGCCCCGGTCGGCCATCCCGAGATCGTCTACGACAACGTCCGCGTATCAGCCGCCAACATGCTGCTCGGCGAAGGCCGTGGTTTCGAGATCGCGCAAGGCCGATTGGGGCCGGGCCGTATCCATCACTGCATGCGGCTGATCGGCTGCGCCCAGCGCGCGCTGGAGTTGATGTGCCAGCGCGCGACCTCGCGTGTCGCCTTCGGCAAGCCGCTCGCCGAGCAGGGCTCGGTGCGGGAGGACATCGCAAATTCCTTCTGCGAGATCACGCAGGCGCGGCTCCTCACGCTGCAGGCCGCCGACAAGATGGACCGCGAGGGCAACAAGGCGGCGCGCGATTTGATCGCGGCGGCCAAGATCGTGGTGCCCAGCATGGCCGCGCGGGTGATCGACCGCGCCATCCAGATCCACGGTGCCGCCGGCGTGTCACAGGACACGTTCCTGGCGCGGGCCTATGTCTACGCCCGCTTCATCCGCATCGGCGACGGGCCCGACCAGGTGCACCTCGCCGCCGTCGGCAAGGAGCTGATCAAGCGCGGCGGCGTGATGGCGGGGTAG